A genomic stretch from Brucella sp. BE17 includes:
- a CDS encoding c-type cytochrome codes for MKIPQTRHVALAFFMLSSAGEAIAQDVDAAFRRRCASCHALEEGVNRTGPSLANIFGRTAGTLEGARYSSAMRDADFIWDKASLDAFLEAPRSVVPGTSMAASVRNAEERSSIIEFLSDRP; via the coding sequence ATGAAAATCCCACAGACCAGACATGTTGCGCTGGCTTTCTTTATGCTTTCGAGCGCTGGCGAGGCCATTGCGCAGGATGTTGATGCAGCCTTTCGCCGACGCTGTGCCAGTTGCCACGCGCTTGAAGAAGGCGTCAACCGCACCGGGCCGTCGCTGGCCAATATCTTCGGCCGCACGGCAGGAACGCTCGAGGGCGCGCGTTACTCGTCAGCCATGCGCGACGCGGATTTCATCTGGGACAAAGCCAGCCTCGACGCCTTCCTTGAAGCCCCGCGTTCGGTTGTTCCCGGCACCTCGATGGCCGCGTCCGTCCGCAACGCCGAAGAACGCAGCAGTATCATCGAATTCCTGAGCGACAGGCCCTGA
- a CDS encoding (2Fe-2S)-binding protein, whose translation MITLSVNGTDMRVDAPPETSLLWVLREHLGLTGTKFGCGAGQCGACTIHLDSFATFACQLTLQDIEGGAITTIEGLSPDGAHPLQRAWIDEQVPQCGYCQSGQIMQAAALLQHNPQPDRQEIIDAMAGNICRCGTYSRIIHAIERVAQEG comes from the coding sequence ATGATTACCCTGAGCGTGAACGGCACCGATATGCGGGTGGACGCCCCACCCGAAACGAGCCTTCTGTGGGTGCTACGAGAACATCTTGGCCTTACAGGCACGAAATTTGGCTGCGGAGCCGGGCAATGCGGCGCTTGCACGATTCATCTCGACAGCTTTGCGACCTTTGCCTGCCAACTAACGCTGCAAGATATCGAGGGTGGGGCGATCACCACCATCGAAGGCCTGTCCCCCGATGGCGCGCATCCGCTGCAACGGGCGTGGATCGACGAGCAGGTTCCCCAATGTGGCTATTGCCAGTCAGGTCAGATCATGCAGGCGGCAGCTCTGCTGCAACACAATCCGCAGCCGGACCGGCAAGAGATCATCGACGCCATGGCCGGGAATATCTGCCGTTGCGGGACCTATAGCCGCATTATTCACGCCATCGAACGCGTCGCACAGGAGGGATGA
- a CDS encoding molybdopterin cofactor-binding domain-containing protein produces MKDGLMFSRRRLLTGSGALCIAFLAGGRLDISRGAAQAQDSVDVDFGPWVRIAADGRITIRCAATEMGQGISTALPMILAEEMDADWQTVETEQVSGGAPDVYGNPKIGGILYTAGSTSIEGYFDTMRRAGATVRQVLIHMAAAQLEVSPDSLDTRAGQVLHHASGRMMPYGEVAQLPLPERALPEVNEDDYKSPASWRIIGQNVPRLDISAKSRGETRYSLDVRVPGMAYAVQILAPVEGETPQVIDDAVARSLPGVVDIVALENRVNVLAESLEAALAARDLVRVEWTNVSPFRSADSETMLDALITSAGDEALPAVTWHKRGDLDATIPQSIKTFTATYATEPVYHAQMEPLCALANVDEDGKGAEVWLGTQSQSVTIMVAAGVLKTTPDRIRFHSMQMGGGFGRRTVFAREQLRDALLLSAGLRRAVKLIWTREDDVKNGWFRPAGAHHFSGLLNDAGDLIGMRHRIASPSIVEFAQPAMWESGDKRDLLVMEGSESTDYDIPNLVAEHVIVPRQIRVAAWRGIGAGQVCFARECFIDEIANSVGSDPVNYRRRLLAKSPRGLAVLEEVLRLSDYGNAPEGRAHGLAFAGYKESRGAGVAEVSVDEDTGQIRVHKFWAVADVGLVIHPENLRAQIEGGVIFGLSGLLRERITVKGGMVEQSNFYDYDVLRMTDMPIITVGVVTSKAAPTGAGEIGVPMTGGAVANAVFGLTGKRIRQMPFVRDGQT; encoded by the coding sequence ATGAAAGACGGCCTAATGTTTTCCCGTCGTCGGCTGCTGACGGGTTCCGGTGCACTCTGTATCGCTTTTCTCGCAGGCGGACGGCTTGATATTTCACGCGGCGCTGCTCAGGCACAGGACAGCGTGGATGTGGACTTTGGACCCTGGGTACGCATTGCGGCTGATGGCCGGATCACGATCCGATGTGCCGCTACCGAAATGGGTCAGGGGATATCAACGGCTCTGCCGATGATCCTAGCCGAAGAGATGGATGCAGACTGGCAAACGGTGGAGACCGAACAGGTCTCGGGCGGGGCACCTGACGTCTACGGCAACCCGAAGATTGGCGGCATTCTCTATACTGCGGGCAGCACGTCGATCGAGGGATACTTTGATACGATGCGTCGGGCTGGCGCGACGGTTCGCCAGGTTTTGATCCATATGGCTGCAGCTCAGCTGGAGGTTTCGCCGGACAGCCTTGACACCCGTGCAGGCCAGGTGTTGCACCACGCATCCGGGCGGATGATGCCCTATGGCGAGGTCGCGCAACTGCCGCTTCCCGAAAGGGCTCTGCCTGAAGTTAACGAAGATGACTATAAATCGCCCGCGTCATGGCGGATCATCGGCCAGAATGTTCCGCGCCTCGATATATCGGCTAAATCACGCGGAGAAACCCGCTATTCACTTGATGTCCGGGTGCCGGGTATGGCCTATGCAGTGCAGATTCTTGCGCCAGTGGAAGGCGAGACCCCGCAGGTGATCGACGATGCCGTGGCCCGGAGCCTGCCCGGTGTGGTCGATATTGTCGCGCTGGAAAACCGCGTCAACGTACTGGCGGAAAGCCTTGAGGCCGCGCTTGCGGCGCGCGATCTGGTCCGAGTTGAATGGACCAACGTTTCTCCTTTCCGCAGCGCAGACAGCGAGACCATGCTGGACGCGTTAATCACCAGCGCGGGCGATGAGGCGCTGCCCGCCGTTACGTGGCACAAGCGTGGTGATCTGGACGCGACCATCCCGCAGAGCATCAAAACGTTCACCGCGACCTATGCGACGGAGCCGGTCTATCATGCCCAGATGGAGCCGCTTTGCGCGCTCGCCAATGTCGATGAGGATGGGAAAGGCGCCGAAGTCTGGCTTGGAACTCAAAGCCAATCGGTGACGATTATGGTTGCGGCTGGGGTTCTGAAGACGACTCCTGATCGTATTCGCTTCCATTCGATGCAGATGGGGGGCGGGTTCGGACGACGCACAGTTTTTGCACGTGAGCAGCTGCGCGACGCCCTTTTGCTCTCTGCCGGCCTACGGCGCGCGGTAAAACTCATCTGGACCCGCGAGGATGATGTGAAGAATGGCTGGTTCCGCCCTGCCGGGGCGCATCATTTCAGTGGTCTGCTGAACGATGCGGGAGACCTTATCGGGATGCGGCATCGTATAGCGTCGCCGTCAATTGTCGAATTTGCGCAGCCTGCCATGTGGGAAAGCGGGGACAAACGAGACCTACTGGTAATGGAAGGCAGCGAAAGTACCGATTACGACATTCCGAACCTCGTCGCGGAACATGTCATCGTGCCGCGACAGATCCGTGTGGCTGCATGGCGCGGCATCGGCGCAGGCCAGGTCTGTTTTGCGCGAGAATGTTTCATAGACGAGATAGCGAATAGCGTCGGCAGTGATCCTGTCAATTACCGCCGCCGCCTGTTGGCTAAAAGCCCACGCGGCCTTGCTGTGCTCGAAGAGGTTCTGCGGTTGTCCGATTATGGCAACGCTCCCGAGGGACGTGCGCATGGCCTCGCCTTTGCCGGGTACAAGGAGAGCCGTGGCGCTGGTGTGGCAGAGGTCTCGGTGGATGAGGATACCGGCCAAATCCGGGTGCACAAATTTTGGGCCGTGGCAGATGTCGGCTTGGTCATTCACCCCGAAAATCTACGCGCTCAGATCGAAGGGGGCGTGATCTTCGGCCTTTCCGGCCTTTTACGCGAAAGGATTACGGTGAAAGGTGGCATGGTGGAGCAGTCGAATTTTTATGACTATGATGTGTTGCGCATGACTGACATGCCCATAATCACTGTCGGCGTGGTCACTTCAAAGGCGGCACCGACCGGGGCGGGTGAGATTGGAGTGCCTATGACCGGTGGTGCCGTTGCAAATGCGGTCTTCGGGTTGACCGGCAAACGGATCAGACAGATGCCGTTCGTTCGCGATGGGCAGACCTAA
- a CDS encoding putative Ig domain-containing protein, protein MRSDISFWDKIFRAVSEHVFGISLKQRCIAFFPAFAGFLILICSSLGNITDAHAALSAACSQINTDYGAGRFLSGSDVEEKDYQGLTAGEYISWSGSTTGTSNGAAASYTIIIDNFNEIIDDASNLNGNINRSGNFTATSEHDNLQIILLVTQDINPPSNNTLTFTASCSAGTPASPPTVTGVSPETGSASGGDSVTINGTNLSDTSGVTFGGNAATNISNVSATQITATTPSHTAGVVDVIVTTPGGSVTATGAYTYKTSQTIIFNNPGAQNFGTAPTVSATVSSGLTPTFSSSTTGVCTTTPEGTLTFLATGSCTINADQSGDSTYLPAETVSRSFNVLAVAPGAPTIGSASAEDGAAVISFTSPAFNGGADVTDYTVTSSPGGITATNSASPITIPGLTNGTPYTFTVTATNSAGTSNASAASNSVTPKGNQTISFSNPGAQNFGTSPTLTASASSGLTPIFSSATAGVCTITPEGTLTFLAAGECTINADQAGDNAYHAATTVGQTFTVHAVAPGAPTIGSASTGDGEAIVSFTPPASNGGVEVTDYTVTSSPGGITATGSASPITITGLTNGTSYTFTVTATNSAGISGASAASNTVTPTAALPAPVANPVSVTVQANSTNNPITLNISGGLADSVAVATPASHGAPSASGTAITYTPTSGFWGPDSFTYTATNATGTSAPAQISVTVTAPTFTFTPTGGNLTGGSLNTAYTQSIVASGGNAPYGYAITGGVLPAGLMLDALSGTISGTPTVNGTYNFTITATDRYDATGSASYSLRVTTSPVTLAFSPDSGALAAANVGETYNRSVTITNGTAPYTYSATGLPSGLSIEPKSGAITGSPTTAGNYTVVVNASDNASPANTGSATYTLTVNAAPSFIFTPAAGSLPAANVGETYSRSVTVTNGTAPYTYSAARLPSGLSIEPKSGAITGTPTTAGNYTVVVNATDSASPANTGSATYTLKVNAAPSFIFTPAAGSLPAAMAGEDYSQQISAKGGTGALVYSLASGSLPPGMILNISTGALNGPLAADAAAKEYSFTIEVRDNNGATARAAYTLPVKERAVSVTDKFIDVPAGSTPSNVDLTRGATGGPFSAAAIVAVQPANAGTASIVNGEFAQASGATPIGWYLKFIPNKAYSGKVMVQFRLTSTLGTSNTGTVTYSLGYDAAEVTSEIDGLVHGFVRSRQNMIVSTIEVPGLLERRQLANVNDPLTARMSPSANGLTTSFSTSLLQMEAAENYANGLGAVGLSAFNIWIDGTFMMHNRDENGSKWGNFGMISSGADYLLSDRALIGVSLHYDRMTDPTDKDAELKGNGWLAGPYASFEIGRGVFWDTSLLYGGSSNSIDTAFWDGSFDTTRWLFDTSIKGQWNLDETTTLVPKLRAVYFSEKVDDYAVENDNGDTIDMRGFTEEQFRVSFGAEITRQFKLENHAVLRPKLGLTGGFSGLDGSGAFGQVSAGFALQTENAWNIDVGLLFNIEGDGETSAGAKMGVGARF, encoded by the coding sequence ATGCGCAGTGATATCTCTTTTTGGGATAAGATTTTTCGTGCCGTTTCAGAACACGTTTTCGGAATCAGTCTGAAACAGAGGTGTATTGCTTTTTTTCCTGCTTTCGCAGGCTTTCTGATTCTCATTTGCAGCAGCCTGGGCAACATTACCGACGCGCATGCAGCGCTCTCCGCGGCGTGTAGCCAGATTAATACAGATTATGGTGCTGGACGTTTTCTTTCGGGTTCGGATGTCGAAGAGAAAGACTATCAGGGATTGACTGCGGGCGAATATATTTCATGGTCAGGTTCGACGACAGGGACTTCGAACGGCGCCGCAGCATCCTACACCATAATAATCGACAACTTTAATGAAATTATTGATGATGCCAGCAATCTAAACGGAAACATAAACCGGTCTGGTAACTTCACAGCCACGAGCGAACACGATAATCTACAAATAATTCTTTTAGTAACCCAAGATATCAACCCGCCGAGCAATAACACCCTCACCTTTACTGCAAGCTGCTCAGCAGGAACACCCGCCTCTCCTCCCACAGTCACCGGAGTTTCCCCTGAAACTGGTTCCGCAAGCGGTGGCGATAGCGTCACCATTAACGGCACGAATTTAAGCGACACCAGCGGTGTGACCTTTGGCGGCAATGCTGCAACCAACATCAGCAATGTTTCCGCGACGCAAATCACTGCCACAACGCCATCACATACGGCAGGGGTGGTCGATGTGATTGTCACCACTCCCGGAGGGAGCGTGACGGCGACAGGGGCCTATACTTACAAGACGAGCCAGACCATAATCTTCAACAATCCCGGCGCTCAGAATTTCGGGACAGCGCCGACGGTGTCCGCAACCGTCAGTTCCGGGCTGACGCCCACTTTCAGCTCTTCGACCACTGGCGTCTGCACCACCACCCCCGAAGGAACACTCACTTTTCTGGCGACTGGCAGCTGTACCATCAATGCCGATCAGTCTGGCGATAGCACCTATCTGCCGGCAGAAACAGTCAGCCGGAGTTTCAACGTCCTTGCGGTTGCGCCCGGTGCTCCAACCATCGGCTCGGCTTCAGCAGAAGACGGGGCAGCTGTCATCAGCTTTACCTCGCCAGCCTTCAATGGCGGTGCTGACGTGACAGACTATACCGTGACCTCCAGTCCGGGTGGTATCACCGCAACCAATTCGGCAAGCCCGATCACCATCCCCGGACTGACAAATGGCACTCCTTATACCTTCACCGTCACCGCCACCAACAGCGCAGGAACCAGTAACGCCTCTGCCGCATCCAATTCGGTGACGCCCAAAGGCAACCAGACCATAAGTTTCAGCAATCCGGGTGCTCAGAATTTCGGAACATCGCCGACGCTGACAGCGTCCGCCAGCTCGGGCCTGACACCCATATTCAGCTCTGCTACCGCTGGTGTCTGCACCATCACCCCCGAGGGAACACTCACTTTTCTGGCGGCTGGCGAGTGTACCATCAATGCAGATCAGGCGGGTGACAACGCCTATCACGCAGCAACCACAGTCGGCCAGACATTCACGGTCCATGCGGTTGCGCCTGGTGCTCCAACCATCGGCTCGGCTTCCACAGGAGACGGGGAAGCCATCGTCAGCTTTACTCCGCCAGCCAGCAATGGCGGTGTTGAGGTGACAGACTATACCGTTACCTCCAGTCCGGGAGGCATCACCGCAACGGGTTCGGCAAGCCCAATCACCATCACCGGGCTGACCAACGGTACCAGCTACACCTTCACCGTCACCGCCACCAATAGTGCGGGAATCAGCGGCGCCTCGGCCGCATCCAATACGGTGACACCAACTGCGGCATTACCTGCTCCAGTTGCGAACCCGGTTAGTGTGACGGTTCAAGCCAATTCCACGAATAATCCAATTACATTGAACATCAGTGGCGGATTGGCAGACTCTGTAGCGGTCGCCACGCCAGCCAGTCATGGCGCACCATCCGCATCCGGCACGGCGATCACCTATACTCCTACGTCGGGCTTTTGGGGTCCCGACAGCTTTACCTACACCGCCACCAATGCCACGGGCACCTCGGCACCAGCCCAGATTAGCGTCACTGTTACGGCACCCACTTTCACCTTTACGCCGACCGGCGGCAATCTTACCGGTGGCTCGTTGAACACAGCCTATACCCAGTCCATTGTTGCTTCTGGCGGAAACGCACCCTATGGCTATGCAATCACTGGCGGTGTATTGCCTGCAGGCTTGATGCTCGACGCTTTGAGCGGAACGATCTCCGGCACACCCACCGTTAACGGCACGTACAATTTCACCATCACCGCCACCGATAGGTATGATGCCACCGGATCGGCGAGTTACAGCCTTCGCGTGACCACGTCACCGGTGACGCTTGCCTTCTCACCGGATTCGGGTGCTCTGGCTGCAGCCAATGTGGGAGAGACCTATAACCGATCCGTGACGATCACGAATGGAACGGCTCCCTATACCTATTCAGCAACAGGGCTGCCGTCTGGCCTCTCGATCGAACCAAAAAGCGGCGCTATTACCGGCTCACCAACCACGGCAGGCAATTATACCGTGGTCGTTAACGCCAGTGATAATGCCTCACCGGCCAATACGGGCTCTGCAACCTATACGCTGACAGTCAACGCAGCACCGAGCTTCATCTTTACTCCAGCAGCAGGCAGCCTGCCTGCTGCCAATGTGGGAGAAACCTATAGCCGGTCCGTGACAGTCACGAATGGAACGGCTCCCTATACCTATTCGGCAGCAAGGCTGCCGTCTGGCCTCTCGATCGAACCAAAAAGCGGCGCTATTACCGGAACACCAACCACGGCAGGCAATTATACCGTGGTTGTTAACGCCACTGATAGTGCCTCACCGGCCAATACGGGCTCTGCAACCTATACGCTGAAGGTCAACGCAGCACCAAGCTTCATCTTTACTCCAGCAGCAGGCAGCCTGCCTGCGGCCATGGCGGGTGAGGATTACAGCCAGCAGATATCGGCCAAGGGCGGAACGGGCGCTTTGGTCTACAGCCTCGCTTCCGGTTCCCTTCCTCCCGGCATGATCCTCAACATCTCCACTGGTGCGCTTAATGGTCCTCTGGCAGCGGATGCAGCGGCGAAGGAGTACAGCTTCACCATCGAGGTACGAGATAATAACGGGGCGACGGCAAGAGCGGCCTATACACTGCCCGTCAAGGAACGCGCTGTGAGCGTAACCGACAAATTTATTGATGTTCCCGCTGGATCGACACCAAGCAACGTTGATCTGACGAGAGGCGCAACCGGGGGGCCGTTCAGCGCGGCCGCTATTGTTGCGGTACAACCAGCCAATGCTGGGACCGCCTCGATCGTCAATGGTGAATTCGCGCAGGCAAGCGGTGCTACACCAATAGGCTGGTACCTGAAATTTATACCGAACAAAGCCTATTCAGGGAAGGTGATGGTGCAGTTCCGCCTTACAAGCACCTTGGGTACATCCAACACGGGAACAGTCACCTATAGTCTTGGCTATGATGCAGCTGAGGTGACGTCCGAGATTGACGGGCTGGTGCATGGCTTTGTTCGCTCACGCCAGAATATGATTGTCTCGACTATCGAGGTACCTGGATTGCTGGAACGCCGCCAACTGGCCAACGTCAACGATCCACTCACCGCGCGCATGTCACCGTCTGCCAACGGTCTCACCACCTCTTTCTCTACAAGCCTCCTTCAGATGGAAGCTGCAGAAAACTACGCCAATGGTTTGGGTGCGGTCGGATTGTCTGCGTTCAATATATGGATCGACGGCACATTCATGATGCACAATCGCGATGAGAACGGCAGCAAATGGGGTAATTTTGGCATGATCTCCTCTGGCGCAGACTATCTGCTTTCAGACCGCGCGCTCATCGGTGTCAGTCTCCATTATGATCGGATGACCGATCCGACCGATAAAGATGCAGAGCTCAAAGGCAATGGCTGGCTTGCAGGACCCTACGCATCGTTCGAAATCGGCCGGGGCGTCTTCTGGGATACGAGCCTGCTTTATGGAGGCTCGTCCAACAGCATCGACACCGCCTTCTGGGATGGCTCATTCGATACAACTCGCTGGCTGTTCGACACCTCCATCAAGGGACAATGGAACCTGGACGAAACCACCACGCTCGTCCCAAAGCTGCGCGCCGTCTACTTTTCGGAAAAAGTCGATGATTATGCGGTCGAAAATGACAATGGCGATACAATCGACATGCGCGGGTTTACAGAAGAACAGTTTCGCGTCAGCTTTGGCGCGGAGATCACTCGTCAATTCAAGCTCGAAAACCATGCTGTTCTTAGACCGAAGCTCGGTCTGACAGGCGGTTTTTCCGGCCTTGACGGTTCCGGTGCTTTTGGTCAGGTCTCTGCCGGCTTCGCTCTACAAACGGAGAATGCGTGGAATATCGACGTTGGGCTGCTGTTTAATATCGAAGGCGACGGCGAGACTTCGGCAGGTGCCAAAATGGGGGTTGGCGCAAGGTTTTAA
- a CDS encoding tail fiber protein, translated as MDAYLTTILPIAFDWAPQGWLQCNGQSLPVSQSEAVFALIGSRYGGDGRTNFNIPDLRGTFPIGYGQRPSGVNYPIASKGGNDVIQLTQNQLPAHAHVATFTPTGTATFNIPAQSGSQTATLKANGTAGTLQNPTTGSVLAGGGSASVRFYGTAASDQVDLHNSSVTLSGDAPTAAQTVQTNAITGGNVSVGVTGASAPIDARPPYLAINFIFCIAGIYPYRP; from the coding sequence ATGGACGCGTACCTTACGACAATTTTGCCGATTGCTTTTGATTGGGCGCCTCAAGGCTGGCTTCAATGCAATGGGCAATCATTGCCTGTATCGCAATCTGAGGCCGTTTTCGCGCTTATAGGATCAAGATATGGCGGGGATGGCCGGACCAATTTCAATATCCCAGATTTACGTGGAACGTTTCCGATCGGCTATGGGCAACGGCCGTCAGGGGTGAATTATCCCATAGCAAGTAAAGGCGGTAATGACGTTATTCAATTGACGCAGAACCAGCTTCCGGCCCACGCACATGTTGCGACATTCACACCCACAGGAACGGCCACATTCAATATTCCGGCGCAGTCAGGATCTCAGACTGCAACATTAAAAGCGAACGGGACGGCTGGTACACTTCAAAATCCAACGACAGGTTCGGTTCTCGCCGGTGGCGGTTCAGCATCGGTTCGGTTTTATGGTACCGCAGCCAGCGATCAGGTTGATCTTCATAATAGTAGCGTAACTCTCTCTGGAGATGCACCTACGGCCGCGCAGACTGTGCAAACCAATGCGATTACAGGTGGAAATGTTTCCGTCGGTGTTACAGGCGCAAGCGCTCCCATTGATGCGCGGCCACCCTACCTTGCAATTAATTTCATCTTCTGCATAGCCGGCATATACCCGTACAGGCCATGA
- a CDS encoding GNAT family N-acetyltransferase codes for MARIFRRQALRIRCGYSTRSRIDWPSTLMNGFAGSFVFGENLTLRLVGTSDQDFIFQLFLETRPWLSWAEGNKDFIRALYEQQFKALRTGLESVYPDHFDFIIERLGSPVGRAIIDLGFTDWRISELQILKLARGKGIGSSVIEGLQVAATKANIALTLSTPMFGSNGFPIYQRLGFEIVQSQPPMIHMAWFPPGHNARMQVFRSD; via the coding sequence ATGGCACGGATTTTCAGGAGGCAAGCACTTCGGATAAGGTGCGGATATTCAACACGCTCAAGGATAGATTGGCCCTCAACGCTTATGAATGGTTTCGCCGGTTCTTTTGTATTTGGAGAAAACCTGACGCTGCGGCTTGTTGGGACGAGCGATCAGGATTTCATTTTCCAGCTTTTCTTGGAGACGCGCCCATGGCTGTCATGGGCGGAAGGTAATAAGGATTTTATTCGCGCTCTCTATGAGCAACAGTTCAAAGCCCTGCGTACGGGCCTTGAAAGTGTTTATCCCGATCATTTTGATTTTATCATCGAACGGTTGGGGTCGCCCGTAGGGCGTGCCATCATTGATCTGGGATTTACAGACTGGCGGATTTCAGAACTTCAAATCCTGAAACTGGCAAGGGGAAAAGGTATCGGTTCCAGTGTTATAGAAGGATTGCAGGTTGCTGCCACGAAGGCAAATATCGCCTTAACGCTCTCGACTCCCATGTTTGGTTCCAACGGTTTTCCCATTTATCAGCGGCTTGGTTTTGAGATTGTACAGTCACAACCGCCGATGATCCATATGGCGTGGTTTCCTCCGGGACATAACGCAAGAATGCAAGTGTTTCGGTCCGATTGA
- a CDS encoding S8 family serine peptidase, giving the protein MASLTPLICIIDTGVHLASLPADANIAGIDLTDPDGPDGWREEKQTHATLTCLSILKTYPKCRIFVVKIVAAAGLTSNVGIVIEAFDWICRNAESLKISVVCVPLADMSHNENDEVYRFTPAQKYVSHLRDVGIATVAAAGNWGRNYPNQGMAWPAILREVVSVGAAFDHENAIKILPSSQRLAPSADTPCRTSIFAVCDETSGTSGASAVISARLALLRTQAPEASVAELVSKLVEDSTSILDDQGWTWTVSRSNLRNST; this is encoded by the coding sequence ATGGCTTCCCTCACGCCTCTTATTTGTATCATCGATACTGGCGTTCACCTTGCCTCTTTACCAGCAGATGCAAATATTGCAGGCATAGACCTGACCGATCCAGACGGGCCGGACGGATGGCGTGAGGAGAAGCAAACGCATGCAACCCTGACTTGCCTGTCTATCCTGAAAACATATCCGAAATGCCGCATCTTTGTCGTTAAGATCGTGGCTGCTGCTGGCCTAACCAGCAATGTGGGGATTGTGATTGAGGCGTTCGATTGGATCTGCCGAAATGCAGAAAGCCTAAAAATTTCCGTAGTTTGCGTACCGCTTGCCGATATGAGCCACAATGAGAATGATGAGGTTTACAGGTTTACGCCGGCGCAGAAATATGTATCGCATCTTCGCGATGTCGGCATTGCCACCGTTGCTGCGGCAGGCAATTGGGGCCGGAACTATCCAAATCAAGGTATGGCGTGGCCGGCGATATTGCGGGAGGTTGTAAGTGTTGGGGCGGCATTTGACCATGAAAATGCCATTAAAATCCTTCCCTCCTCGCAGCGGCTCGCACCGAGTGCCGATACTCCTTGCCGGACAAGTATTTTTGCCGTGTGTGATGAGACTTCAGGGACGAGTGGCGCGTCAGCCGTCATTTCCGCGCGACTTGCACTGTTAAGAACGCAAGCGCCGGAAGCTTCTGTGGCCGAACTTGTCTCGAAACTGGTTGAGGATTCCACGTCCATCCTTGATGATCAAGGATGGACGTGGACTGTTTCCCGTAGCAATTTACGAAACTCTACCTGA
- a CDS encoding LysR family transcriptional regulator: MIDKLEFFIALTRAKHFGRAAEECGISQPSLSAAIRQLEDQLGVVLVVRAARYQGLTPEGQRVLEWARRIVADTRTMREEMRAARKGLAGHIRLAVIPTALAMVPRLTESFQARHPDVTFSVTSRTSLQVLSQIENLEIDAGITYLDNEPLGRVTTVPLYSERYHLITAAGTPLADQESVTWKQVSGLRLCLLTSDMQNRRIINKHMAEAGVEVKPTLESNSMIVLFSHIRTGHWASIMPPNILESFSYQKQIKMIPIVEPDAEHLVGLIATYREPHTPLVSALLHEARQRAAERDFDRKILSSDGNPLLT; this comes from the coding sequence ATGATCGACAAGCTGGAATTTTTCATCGCATTGACTCGCGCAAAGCATTTCGGGCGGGCTGCGGAGGAGTGCGGTATTTCACAGCCAAGTCTTTCGGCCGCGATCCGGCAACTGGAGGATCAACTTGGCGTCGTTCTGGTGGTACGTGCAGCCCGATACCAAGGGTTGACGCCTGAAGGGCAGCGAGTTCTCGAATGGGCGCGCCGTATCGTTGCCGATACGCGCACCATGCGCGAGGAAATGCGGGCCGCACGCAAGGGGCTGGCGGGCCATATTCGGCTTGCCGTCATTCCCACAGCACTTGCCATGGTGCCGCGCTTGACGGAATCGTTTCAAGCACGACACCCTGATGTGACATTTTCGGTGACATCGCGCACCTCGCTTCAGGTGTTGAGCCAGATCGAGAATCTCGAAATCGATGCGGGAATCACCTATCTCGACAACGAGCCGCTGGGGCGGGTGACGACGGTGCCGCTTTATTCGGAGCGGTATCACCTGATTACTGCAGCCGGAACACCTCTCGCCGATCAGGAAAGCGTGACCTGGAAACAGGTTTCCGGTCTTAGGCTATGCCTATTGACTTCGGACATGCAAAACCGCCGTATCATCAACAAGCACATGGCAGAAGCTGGCGTGGAGGTGAAGCCAACGCTCGAATCCAATTCGATGATCGTGCTGTTCTCACATATTCGAACCGGGCACTGGGCTTCGATAATGCCCCCTAATATATTGGAATCGTTCAGTTATCAAAAACAGATAAAAATGATCCCGATTGTTGAGCCCGATGCCGAGCATCTGGTGGGATTGATTGCGACTTACCGTGAGCCTCACACACCACTGGTTTCGGCGCTGCTACATGAGGCGCGGCAACGTGCCGCAGAACGCGATTTTGATAGGAAAATTCTATCGAGCGACGGAAACCCCTTATTGACCTGA